In the Streptomyces sp. WMMC940 genome, TGACGACGTGGATGGAGCCGGAGGCCGGGAAGCTGATGGCGGAGTGCCGCGACAAGAACATGATCGACAAGGACGAGTACCCGCGGACGGCCGAACTGGAACGGCGGTGCGTGGCGATGCTCGCCGACCTCTGGCACGCGCCCGACCCGGCGACCACGGTCGGCTGCTCCACGACCGGTTCGAGCGAGGCGTGCATGCTCTCGGGGATGGCCCTGAAGCGGCGCTGGGCGCAGCGCAACAAGGACCGGTACCCCGGTCCCGGCGCCCGGCCCAACCTGGTCATGGGCGTCAACGTGCAGGTCTGCTGGGACAAGTTCTGCAACTTCTGGGAGGTGGAACCCCGGCTGGTCCCGATGGAGGGCGACCGCTTCCACCTCGACCCGCAGGCGGCGGCCGACCTGTGCGACGAGAACACGATCGGCGTGGTCGCCGTCCTCGGCTCCACCTTCGACGGGTCGTACGAACCGGTCCAGGAGGTCTGCGCGGCGCTCGACGCACTCCAGGAGCGCACGGGCCTGGACATCCCCGTCCACGTGGACGGGGCGTCCGGAGCGATGATCGCGCCCTTCCTGGACGAGGACCTGGTCTGGGACTTCAGGCTGCCGCGGGTGTCCTCGATCAACACCTCGGGGCACAAGTACGGGCTCGTGTACCCCGGCGTGGGGTGGGCGCTGTGGCGTTCGCCCGAGAACCTGCCCGAGGAACTGGTCTTCCGGGTGAACTACCTCGGCGGCGACATGCCGACGTTCGCGCTCAACTTCTCCCGGCCCGGGGCCCAGGTGGTGGCGCAGTACTACACCTTCATCAGGCTCGGCCGCGACGGCTACCGGGATGTGCAGCAGACGACCCGGGACGTGGCCCGGACCCTGGCCGAACGGATCGACTGCCTCGGCGACTTCCACCTGCTCACCCGGGGCGAGGAGCTGCCGGTGTTCGCCGTGACGACGAACCCGGAGGTGAAGAACTACGACGTCTTCGACGTCTCGCGGCGACTGCGGGAATGCGGCTGGCTGGTCCCGGCGTACACCTTCCCGCCCAACCGCGAGGACCTCTCGGTGCTGCGCTTCGTCTGCCGCAACGGCTTCTCGGCCGACCTCGCCGAGCTGCTGCTGGAGGACCTGGAGCGGGCCCTGCCGGAGCTGCGGGCCCAGAGCGCACCGCAGAGCAAGGACAAGGCGGCGGCCACGAGTTTCCACCACTGAGGCACGGCCCGGGGGCGCGGCGGCCGTCCGCGCCCCCGGCGCCCCTCATGCGAGGTCCCCCTCGTGGGGCACGCCCGTGGCGTAGGGGTTCTCCTGCCCCTCCGCGAGAACGGCGACGAAGGGCTCCCCCTCGCCCGCGAACGTGTACGCCCCGCCCTCGATCCGCTCGATCAGCCCGCGCGTCCACTCCGCGCCGGCATCCGCCGAGTGCACCCAGAAATTCATGATCTCGCCGATGTGGCCCAGGGACTCGGTCCCCTCCTCGGGCGTGTAGTACTCGGTGACCGAGGAGCGCCACGCCTCCAGGGAACGCACCCGCTCCCGCAGCAGTTCCACGGCCTCCTGCCGGTCCAGGTCCACGATGAAGCCGATACCGGCCGAGAGGAGGTCCATCTTCTGGTCGTAGGAGGTCAGCGCCTCGCGCAACAGCGAGAAGTACTCCTCGGTGCCGCTCTCGGTGAGCTGGTACTCGGTGCGCGGCGGACCGCCGGCCGTGGAGGGCGCGATCTCGTGGGCGTGCAGCAGTCCCTGCTTCGCCATCTGCTTGAGCGCGTGGTAGATCGACCCCGGCTTGGCGTTCGACCACTCGTGGGCGCCCCAGAACTCCAGGTCGTTGCGAACCTGGTAGCCGTGCGCACGCCCGTGCTGGCGCACCGCCCCGAGGACCAGAAGCCGGATCGCCGACATGCGCGCACCTTCCTATTCAACTTTGACTAGTGCC is a window encoding:
- a CDS encoding glutamate decarboxylase; translated protein: MALHKVGRHPEESRERRRLSLNPFYGAADPLGSMTLAPPQHRLPKGPMAPATAYQFVHDELMLDGNSRLNLATFVTTWMEPEAGKLMAECRDKNMIDKDEYPRTAELERRCVAMLADLWHAPDPATTVGCSTTGSSEACMLSGMALKRRWAQRNKDRYPGPGARPNLVMGVNVQVCWDKFCNFWEVEPRLVPMEGDRFHLDPQAAADLCDENTIGVVAVLGSTFDGSYEPVQEVCAALDALQERTGLDIPVHVDGASGAMIAPFLDEDLVWDFRLPRVSSINTSGHKYGLVYPGVGWALWRSPENLPEELVFRVNYLGGDMPTFALNFSRPGAQVVAQYYTFIRLGRDGYRDVQQTTRDVARTLAERIDCLGDFHLLTRGEELPVFAVTTNPEVKNYDVFDVSRRLRECGWLVPAYTFPPNREDLSVLRFVCRNGFSADLAELLLEDLERALPELRAQSAPQSKDKAAATSFHH
- a CDS encoding PadR family transcriptional regulator yields the protein MSAIRLLVLGAVRQHGRAHGYQVRNDLEFWGAHEWSNAKPGSIYHALKQMAKQGLLHAHEIAPSTAGGPPRTEYQLTESGTEEYFSLLREALTSYDQKMDLLSAGIGFIVDLDRQEAVELLRERVRSLEAWRSSVTEYYTPEEGTESLGHIGEIMNFWVHSADAGAEWTRGLIERIEGGAYTFAGEGEPFVAVLAEGQENPYATGVPHEGDLA